CTTTTGACTGCTGCATCACTTTGTCATACAAGCCTCCTGATTGTGCACTGTCTTTTATGAAGCTGAAGAGAAcatttgcttctgctgtttcttgaaaaatgtatttttttaaagctattagTATATGTACAGTGTAAAAATATCAACATAAtatattttacagctttttatGCTGGTAGCACCAAAACATGGTCCCTTGGAATGAGCCAagagatgtttttctctttattacTTTAACATGGAATATAAGAAGGCTCCTtagataaaacaaataaaataaaaagataaaacagtGGAAGCTAAAAGCATTGGTCACTACCTGGCAAGAAGCAGGGAGCTTTCTTAAGCAAGCATGCAGGAAAATTCAGGCCTCAAATCAATTTATCCTTGCATTCTAGCCTGAAATGATTACTAATAGCAAAGCAATACTGCCCCACCTCTTACCTGGATTAGTTGTAATGATGGTTTTTGATATCACAGTTGCAGTCATACAGTTCCTAAATTTGTCAAAATTTATCCTCACATCTGACGCAAATATCACTGTGCACAAAAAACGCCACCAAAATGTTATTGTAGAATAAGTATCATGCAAAGAACTATAgtaaaaaacacaaaagccaGACTATTTTACCCGTTTCTCGTGGGATCCAACTCTGTGCCAGCTGGATGGATTCATTATCCCAActacatgaaaaaaaagttaatgcatgaaaacagttttgaaacagCACTGAAACTGTTAAGTATTTAACCACTAAATAATACAGTTATAACTGAGTTGATCAAAGGGGACACAACTCTGTTGTTACATGGACACACAAATGAAATGCCAGGTGTAGCCACAGGCATCTAGTTTGCAGCCAGCCAGGATTCTTTATGTACAGTCTAACACAGTCCCTATTTTGTTCCGTGTCAAACAGGATAAAGGGTTATTAGATTGTTCAAAATcattaaatacagaataaacctggaaaaatactgtatttcggAGCTTGGACAACAGTAATTTCTAACTAAACAAATCACAGTTAAAATAACTGCTTATCAGCTGAGCCTCTTCTGTGAGTACAAGCTGATTGCTCACATCACTGGGCCAGATGTTCAGCCCGCTTTCCAACACTGGAATCCTTGTAGCTGTGGATGATGAGACTCGAGTGAGGTCAGTGGTATCCCTCAAGAATGATAATTTGATGGTTAGACCCCTTGATGAAATCTTATTCCATTTCTCATCAGCCTGGATGGCAAGAACACTGCCAAAGCACAGTTCTGTTCTGATGGGTTTTTTCTTAACCCTTGGAAAAGGATTTAAGAtacttgcttttcatttaacATCACTCAGCCACCTCTTCAGTGACAGCCTCTGAGATCTCTTCACTACAGTGCTTTTGCTCAAGGATTTCCTGAATCTCTGGCTCTACCGAGGACTCCACGAGTATGCAAAGGACACAACTGAGGGGAACCACAGTAACCCCAGCTTGTCTCTGCTTCTGAGCACTCCTGAGGTATACAGCTCTGTATCACCACATACCAGCATTGAAACAAGACTGTTGGAGGTGCTGCTGCAAGTTAACATCAGTGGCAGCTCAAGGGCAAGCAAACTTCACACCATAGATGcttatgtgtgtttgtgtgtatacaTTAACTATGTTAAGCATTACATGGACTGATAATAGAGTTTCTGACTCAGCCACAGAGCACAATGCTATCTTGTTACTTCTACCGAGGGAGCAAAGGTCATTTTCACCAACAAACAGCAAACCCACTGCAACTGAGTGCCCACATACCTTTGCACAGAGATAAGCCATAAGTTTATTGAACAAACAATGGGCAAAATGCAAATATTCCTGTGTAAACAAGTCACTATATACATGGATAAGTGGTATAGGCATAGCCATGTTTGTAAATGCAATACAGTGTGACAGTATGGCCAGAGTAGCatcaaaatgtttctgtgttattttaaacACTTAAAAACTCTTCCAACCTCTTTCTATTCTACTTGTTCATTCTGCTTGGCGTCAAAAATGAAGCAtgttcctccttccccccctaGTTTGTGGAAGACATGTTGCCTTTGCAGCTGGTTTTAAATGCCATTGCCTGAATTGGTTCAAatttccacattaaaaaaatgtaactatTTGGAACTAAGCTTCATTTTGCCATCATTGAGCTCACAGTCTGTCAGCAGATCATAAATGTAAACAATATATATAAGGTCAGTCTAATTAATCTCTTTTTTAAGCCTCTGTTCAGTGTACATCAGAATTGCCACCCAAATAACCATACATTTAACAGTGTGGTAGCAGTATGTATTATAGTTTCTTTACCTACTTTTGCATTATGTTGTGTATTTCAATGAAttgaaagaaaactatttttaccAGACTATTGGAAAAGACATCTCTGTTTCATCATACAGCTTTACTTCACACCTCTGACCTTTCCTTTTGTCTGAAGTCATGAAATACTTTGGCTCCCCAACCTTtaagaagaaagggaaacagTCACTTTTTCCTCTAGCAAGTGTTTGGGAGAATGAAAGTGATAACTGAGAAAATAGAAGAGTTAAAAAAGGGCGGGGGTTAAAACCCTGTACACCACAAAAAAACGCAAACCAAACAGTAAGTTACCCATGGTACAGTAGAAAAACATGATTCTTGTGGCTCTTGAACTTACTGACATGACAGCTGCAAGCAGATTAAGGATCCTTCCATCAAGGCTTTGTCCATTCGCAGTAATATCACCCAGTGAATAATAATCCTGAGGGTCCTTGACAGGCAGatgcagcagagaaagcagtTTGGTGTCCATTTCATAACAGGAAAACGTTCTGACGACTGAGTGGTTTTCACTGAGGATTAGTTTGTAGCAACTAGATggcacacacaaaacaaagcgCATGGATCAACATTTCACTCACCAGGATATCAACAGTGTAAAATGTTTATTCAATTCACATGAGGAAATAACTGCTGGTTTATTAATCTAGTGTTTTCCttaaagatgaggaaaagtTGGAATTAATTTgctctaaaataaaacaatatacTTTTCTCTGACGGAAGACTTATTATCATGTACTTTATACACAGAACTGAAAAGCCAGCATGAATTGCTAGCAATGTACAATATATATTTCAAACCTTTCAGCCTTTATCAaccactaaaaataaaatcagttctgAAATGTCTGTAATCCAGGTAATGAGAGGTTTTGGCATCGTGACATAGCTACAGTCAGACTGGATTTGGTAAGGTGCTTTCAAAAGTAATAGCTCCATGACCTCAGGAATATTTATGACACACTGTTAGCCAGCAGAAATAAGATACAGTTGATGACTTCAggataaatatattttacaaatgCTTATGAAATCTATAGATTTAAGAGGAGCACTTTCTCTCAGTCAAATTTCTATCTCACTTTTgttcttttacttctttctgcttAGCCAGAAAGCGAGTGTAACTTCTACAGCTGCACATTTGCTACAACGCTTAGAGATGCTCAATAAACTGGGACATAAAACTTCTTACTTCCTAATTTCGTGTGCATATATACAATATTCTTATGCCTGCCATATGATTACAAATATTAGAGTATGACCAATTAGGAAAGAAACCCTAATTAAAGAACAGGTGTTTAGTCTGTATCTTAGCTATATAAATGAAACTAAAACATATCTAAATTAttacttaaaattttaatttcatatacTGCTTCAAAGGGTTCAGATTTTACAGAACACGCTGAAAGGCAACATACGTACATTGATTTCAAACAGTTTTAGTAGGCTTTACTCAAAGAATTAAATTTACTCTAGTTACACAGAGCATTATTACTTTATGACCATATACTGAGAAATATATTCTCCTTTGAGATATTTGACCATAGATGGGTGAATACAAGCAGTAAGGTACAGCTACATAACACAAGTAACCCCAGATCCTTGGCTGGCAACTAAAACAAGTATTAACTTGGATCTTTCCGGAAAGAGCTAGCAGTCTCTGCTTTAAACTTACCTAGGAGTTACAGGGTtgaatttttcttccctttctgcttccttcGACTGAATTAAGGGATTTTCAATTgtaactaaaataaaacattgatAAGTAATATTAGAAAACTGAATACAGATAGATATAAAGAGAGATGCTTTTAAGAATGGCTGTTTTCAAGGTTGATGATGGAAAAGGTACGTGCAATAACTGCTGCCAAATGTTTTCATACTGAAAATTGTATCTGTCCAGACAGCCGACATTATTGCCAGACTCCCACAGGAGTCCTCAAGACAGCGAATGGAAACAAACCAACACCAAGTTCTCATGTGTGTACTCAAGTTTTTATCCAAACACTCTGATCTAACAACCACGGGCAGCAAAGTCTTTCTATTAGCAAGATAAAAGCACATACTATAAATAAAtgatttttgttgtgtttttatgAACAATCATAGTCACATCGAAAACtaaatgaagacaaaatagAACACCAAACTACTTTAGAGAGttcatttttcatcatttatAAGAACCAAATAAAACTTAGATAATGATCTAGGTAGGTTCTGGGTGGTGGCATTCAGTGGTTTGTATCTGGTCTTTTTCTTGACATATTTACTGATTTTGAATTTAAATCCTTGAAATCTTATTCCTTTCCTCTTTATACTTAACATAACTGAACAATTTGCTTCCAATTAGAATGTTTTCTGAGTCCTCAgagaaaaatagaacaaaaccacaaattCATAACACTGatatactggaaaaaaatacccaaaacacATTCAAAAGAAACCGTTAAGAATAAACTCCAACTTACCACAGTCACCAACTCTGAAGCTTTCTGAAAGGGATCTAATGTACTCTTCTCTGCCCCAAGAATTTACATTTATAAAGTAAGTTGGTGAATCACGAATAGTAAAACCGAAGGTGTATCTTTCAGACCCAATGTctgcaaaaagaaacagcactGTTACAGTTCATTAGCACAGCTTGATTTCAATCTAGAATATATGGCTATAACCTGCTATTTGGAGGTTTTCCTGAGTTTTGTCATGAATTTACAGCCCGCAATCTGGAGAGTCCCACTAGAGGTCAGCAGACCGTTCAGTAAACACACTGGTGGTCCTGAATGGGGTTGTACAACTTGTGCTAGGGTTCTACCTGCACGATCCCATCCATGCAGACATTAACTTAATTTGGCAGCACCACATAAACTTACAGATCCAatgacaagaaataaaagagcaTCCAGTGCATTCAAGGCAAAAGTATAACCAGGATCAACGCATGAAACAATACTATGAACCAGTGTATGCAGTAGCCCAAATTTTGCAGTAGGTAGGCTGTCCCGAGATGGCTGTGCCCACATCTTGAGATGCTTGTGCTGCAAGGCCACCACAATAACATAGAAACCACCACGATGGCATACCAGGCTGCAGATCCCAGGCAGCAGATCCCAGGCAGCATCGTTGTCCAGGGGTTTAACTGAATAAAGCAAAGTGTTTCCAGCTCTATGGGAAGTTCAGTGTTAAGAGGATGTcagtctcttttctctttcagcttccCACGAATCGTACAGCATTATGCaatatgttattttaaattaccaATGAAAACTGCATAGTGATCCATGGAATAAGCATAATCTGATGGCAGTTCCATGGACGCACAAATAGGAATACCCCTTTCACACTAGGTAGAAGTGTCTCTGGTGACAATGGTGACTTCCTTCTAATTCACCCATCGGGCAGCTTTGCGTGGTGCCAGGAAGCCCTTCCCATAGGGCTGGAATGTCTCTCTAGGACTGGAGATGCTTCATAACAGTGTCTGTATGAACCCTGAGCTGTAGATATGTTGCCTCAATTTCCAACTGATGCTGGGTTAACAATGTATTATACACATGTTTTCTTTAGGAGTGTACAATAAGATGAAGCTGGCGCTACTCAGACCAGAAATTACTTGTTTCACTCCTCAAGACATCTccttagcatttttattttaagagagaATGAACACAAAGGCCCCAGATCAATTCTGGCACTATTTCTATCACTGGGTCCATATCAGCACTATCTTATTCAGAGCCTGAAACACTTCCATAATGGAGTTTTTCCAAGTAAAGTCTAATTGATAAGGTTTAGCCAAACTGATGCTGCTCTTTCATCTTGGtttccaaacacacacatacacatttcttttgtgcatttttaCTCTATCCATTTTACACTAAGAAGTCTGTTTATCATTTAAATGTTGATTTTAGTCATAGATGCCAAACTGTACTGtataagaaaatgaagtaaaaccAGTTAAAAGGGACTGTACTTTTTCTGTCTGGAAAGCCTCTGACATCTGTTTTCCCAATAACCACACCGATtacattctgaaaaataaaaagattataGAATACAAGTATTAAACACAGATGTATGTGATGAATTAGATTTCGTGGACTTGTACTCTACTGATGATAATAAACATGTTTCTGACTAGTAATCATGTTAATCTATTTATTCCACAATACCATATGAACTGAGACCTAAAACACAAACATACAATTTTccctgaataaaaaaaaaagagtgactaataaaaatattaaaagaaatacatctgGTTCTGGTTGTAAAGACAATGGGAGGACAAAAGTTCACCCCAAACGTTCACTATTTTGGCTGTTCTACAGCAATCTCTCCTCAGGTAAGCAGCAATTGTGTTGTTTCATGCTCTCTGCACAGGTCTCAGATCTCCTTAAATGCACCGTGAAAAGTCTGGACAGGATTTATTTTGCAGTTAAGTATCCAAGGTTTCCCCTGCTGTCAGCACCAAGATCCACACGCGCACATCCACAGGGAGGGCTATTTATCCTGTCCTCAGCTAAGCAACATTAATTTCTACAGGTGCCTCTTTCCTGGTGCCTGTCTCTCATAACCAACTGCAAAGGAAGTGTAGGTAATAAACTTTTTGGATGatccaaaataaaatcaatcttATTCTGCTTTGCTAAACCTGTATTTGTTATGCAAAAGCAGCCCATTCTCAATTGTCACACAAAACTACTAGGTGCAGAGGGATAAAGATACATTTATATCTTATTTATATAACTTATATTTATAGCGAATATATAGCTGTGTGGTGGTGGGGTTTCTAATCAAAAAGCTTCTCCTCAGTAGAAGAGTATTGCAGTGCTAGTTTGGGATTTAAGAGGTAAGCAGTGAAAGCTGGTACGAAAGCGAGGCCAGAGGGACATTGCAGTACTGCAGAAGTCCTTCCAAACATGACTTCCTCATCGCAGCAAGGGAAGGGGCAGAGTAAGTGTTTAATAACCCACACAAGCTGAATTTTGCCCAGTTCACAAAGCCATGCAGCCTGCTGACTGTGACAATACTGATGTGTGCTCAAAAATGAGATGTCATGTTCCCAATTTACTTTGAATCACTAGATGGAGCAAGGTAACTGTCTTATCCTACAGTGATGGGAATGAACAGTGTGACGTCCTAGTTCTTCCAAGTGCTTCTAACAGAATACTTTCTATCTGAAAACAGCATGCAGTGATTTAGATTAGgacttgatttttctcttcttggttctgtttcctaaaaataaaattcaattgGATCAGAGTGCAACACACCCTGTACTGCCAGTCAAAAGAGCTGACATTTAGGATGACTTTTCACATGAATTAAGCTGCTGGAAATCTGTAGTTTCCAAAGGAGGtctcccctctctccctgctgcaaATACATTTACCTCTCTCTCATATTAGCACTCAAGTCTGCACAGCAAGCTGCGAGAAGGAAGTGATCTGGCTGGAAACTATTTTAGGGGGGGTGGTGAGGAGAAAGAAGGTAGAAAAAACTTCCAGAGATCATTTCCTTGATCAGCTCATTGTGCAACTACACAAGCACTAGTTGCactgggggaggaggagcggAACTGcctgcaggaggaagcaggcCAGCCTGCCTTTTTTGGCAGGGCATTGCTTAAGGTTGTTCAACCGGATCATGAGACTACAGCATTAGCACACTGAAAGTTTCTGGGGCTTTGATCCATTTCgctgttaaaaaataaactgcaagggaaaataactgtattttgaTTCTGTGAATGATGTGTGCTCAGCTGCTTTAATATCCTAAACACACACAGACCTTTCGACCAGGAGATACTAGTGAATTGCTTTTTATAAAACTACTTTACTCTagtctatggttctatgattccatatgCTGCTAATTGCAATACTCAAGATgagttttctttgtaaaataaatgcttttaaccGAATTAGAGGATCACTCGATTTGAGAGTAACTGGGAATGAGAGATTAAACGAGCTTTGCTGGAGACCAGGAGTTTATAAAAAGTTGGAAAGAGCATACAGTACTGTTCTGAGGGGATATAAACCTCCTTCTCCTAGTTCATCCCTTTTCcgtgttttctctttcagttgtTTAAAATATATGAGGGGAAAAGGAATATATTCTTCCCCTCTCAAATACAAAGCTTTGGGGATAGAAAAAGTTGGGTTTGCTCTTTTCACAAGCATCAGGACTTCCACAGGGCAGCTACTTTAAGCTGCACAGGGAAACAGGTCTGTAACTCAGCACTACATCTCGTGGGGTAGCCATGGGGAACTGCTGCCTCTGTTTAGCTCTCCaggctccagctccaagcagcaCTGAACACTCAGAAGACATTTCATTGCTGTTGGGCTGCACAGTGATGGTGGGAAATACTGCAACAGAGAATATTGCAGCCTTCTCCTTCCCGTATTAAAACATCGTCTTGGAGAGCAGGGAATGAAAACTTCCTGTTTTTTATTCAACCATCTAAAACCCAAAGAGAATAATAGTGAATTTTAAAGCACACTCCAGTGATGATAGTCATCACCCACATCAAGACAACAACAATAAAGAAATCATATTCAAATGTCTGTATGAATTTGCCAACCATAAAGTTTTGCTGTTCGTTAAGTTTACTTTTTAGTTCATCTTATTCTCCTGTCCTCCTACAAGCAAAATTCTTAGCTCCTCGTAAACTGACAACtacaaaacctgcttttttgTTCTAAAGGAACAGAAGTGATCCTCTCTGACATGCAACTGTGAGATTTTTATCTAAGTAAAACACCATACCATTCAACAAGGGTTTTGTTTGAATATTCCAGGACTATGTTATTTAGCTCAGAGGGATTGAGCACACAAGTATTAAGACTGCAGGACTTGGGTTCATAGCCTGTTGTGAAAGACTATTGTGGGTTATGGATGTATTGTGACTACATAATGCTGACTCTGTACATGTCTTTACTAATTCAGCATCCATTTAAAACATTACAAAGAAGCCTCTGATACTTTCAGACATTGAATTGTCCAGTCAATATCTATAGTTGTGGCATCCACATACTATGGACAACAGCAGCatcaattttcattttgctggtTTATCCACAAAGAAGGTAAGGTACTTTATATCTAACAATTAGACTAATGCTGTTAGTATCTAAATATACATCAATTACATAATTTTGCAGTAATATAATACAGTCATATACAATTTCATTTGGGAACAAAAGTACTATGTCTATGAGACTTACAGGACGAGCAAGACTTGGATGCAGATCTGAAAGTGCGACAAAGTCCTGTGTTGAACTAGAATAAGCCATTCTTGATCTGTAACTTGAGAAAACTGATTTAGATgttttaaaaacccaaacaaatcacTTAAAACCATTCATAGGGAGAATAACAAGTCATTTTttaacacaaatgttttgaCCCAAATAGCATCTGTTTTCAATAAAAAGACTTCCCAGCCATCTGAAGCAGACAATTCTTTACAGCTTGTATTTGGCAAGGTAAGTTATGAATTTGACTGTAACTGCTCTACCTGTGCTTCTCAAATAAAGGTCTGTaattgtgatttatttatttgccaTTAAATGACTCTATTAGCACCAGcctctgaaaaatatttaccCTCCTTCTGTCTGGGAAATCCAGCTGAATTTAATGAGGCAGTTCATATATAAAAGGCCATTTAcatgggaggaaagaaaagtgttGGGTTGCAAACCACCTTAACTGAGGTTTTGGGCTTAATATTAAACTACTTGAAAATGGGagctctttctttcctcaaagcagaaaagttttgaatttattaaaataaactggTAAAAATAGGTTATTTTCAGGCTGCCGATATAGCATTCCATGAGCTACTGCATGCTCAGGTCTTCTCTATAGATGCCCAAGTCAGGCCATGGGTGCTTTGTTAACCCATCTGAATCTGTCTTATTAGTTCATGGGTACCCCCAGAGACATTATTGCTATTTAACAAATAGCTGTCAGATTCTAGTTTTCTATGGGAGGAACCATCGAGTTGTCTAAATCTTTAATATGAGAGAAGTGATATGGTCCAGAGGAGCCCTGTTCAAACTTTATAACCAAGGTCCTGAACGGTTTTTACAGTCTTTATACCTTGTGTCAGAATGGTTAAACCTAGCAGTAGTGATGAGCAGAAACTGACAGTCTGCACATTAAAAGAGGCAAGCAGTTATCTGAGAAGTGgtttctgaaagcatttcaaaCTAAACTCACAGAAAGATAGCCCAAATTTGCCTTACAATGAGGCCGGCAAGCCTGTTCCCATCCCGTTATATGGAATAGATCACCTCAAGTATCCCTTCAAGGCATGTTAATATTCTGCCCTCAGAAGGAGTTAAATATAGTTAAATGACACCTCACTCCACAGTTAGAGAGGACAGCACTGGTAACGTGTGTAACCAAGGAAGATTAAGAGGTATTTTAGGGTTTAAAGCGGCCCTGACAGGGGAGGCTGCGATGAGCAGTTGCAGCCATTCCTTACCGCAGAGGCAGGGATGAGCTCCTGAGGAAGCAGAGGCCTTTATCTCACCACCACCCAGGAACAGACCTTCTTCCAAGAGAAAGAACATGCCAGTCACAAGAAATACAAGTAATGTAATAAATACAAGTAGTGTATTAAATACAAGTAGGTGCCTTTGGCACCATCACCCCACCCCAAGATGGTGCCTGGCACCAGACAAGCTTGCACCCCCAAAGCCGGGCTTCAAGTGATTCCTCTTGCATGGATTCGTCACCACCATCACGGCTTTCCCTGCCCAAGCCCGAGCAGCACATGGTGGCCATCCCACACAGGCAGCGATGGTGCCATGAAGGAGCCCTTACCACAAAGGGGACTCGGGgggacagagccaggctgggaagGGAGCGCCCTGAGAGGAAGGCGTGAGGGACAGGGAGACAAAATGGCGGCGCCCTCCCGCAGCCTGTGACCCTCCTTCACGGGCTGGTTCTGCCGTGAGGGGCAGCGGATCAGAGGATGGCCACCAAAACCCCCCCATTCACCACGGATTGAGTGAATACCTGAGCGATGGTGCTGGGCACAGAGGGACCTGCCTGGAGCACCCCCAGCTTCAGTGAGGGCTCTGCGGCACCCAGAGCTCGGGTTCACTTCCTTTGCGAGCCCTCTGCTCTGCGGGGCTTTACTTCAGGCCGCATCCCGCTCGGGGCAGCAGCTTCATCCCGAGGTTTTCCATGCGGGATGTTCATTCGAACCACCCGATTGCATCGGGGGTTGCTGTTCTAACCGATGTCTGTGTTTCCTTGCAGCGTTACTCCAGAGGAAACCCTGGAAGTCTTCTTCCTCCCCAAAAGCATGCAGCAGTGTCACAAGCGGGTCCCAAGTCACCGCGACTCGAAGCCACCAAAGCACCAACCCATGAGTCTAAAGTAAGGCTCATTCTGCTATGAGcataaaccaaaaccacaccaaaaccaacccaaatcTTGGAGGAACCATTCCCTAAATCTGTTTTTGTGGTAGCTctgacaggggaaaaaagaaatcataaccTGTGTCTTCTACATGAATTAGAATGGATGGTGTAAGATATTATTTGTATTGATTGGTACACGGCACTCCCAGCTTTTCAGACTGGAGCGAGCCGTTTTGTCCCTTTATATTGCATATGAAATGATTTTCCTGTATAAAAATCGATGCTCTTCACTTCTGCGTCATAAAAAACTCTTACTCCTGGTGAGCAATGTGATGGCCTCAAGGTCAGGGCTATTGAAGGCTTCAGTGCAGGCTGACAAACCCTCTGTGTTGACTGTGTCTTACAGGatctttcatttcttcaatTAAACAGCTGAAAGTGGACACCACCTGGGCTCTCGTATTTATTGTGCCACTAAAGCCCATGGTAATTGCACCGTGCTGATGACAAACGGCATGCCAGAGAGCCGACAGCCCGGGTGGGTGGGTGCTTAGGTCACCTTTTACACAGTACAAGCCCGGGATCTAACTTGGGTCCATCGGTTTGAAGCCTCCAGTAAGCAGAATCAGGGTTTTTCTTTGTTAgttctgttattttaattaGGTCAAGCTATCGAAGAAGCAGAAGATAATGAGTGTGATGGGATCCTAATCGGATAAGAAGGAAATGTTGTACACAGCCTGAAAAACACTGGCAAAGGTACAGGTTTCATTCTTGCTTCCAGGACTGCAAGGTAAACCAGGGTAAACCGAAACTGAAATGAGATCTGCAGCTCTCCATTGCCACCGAGGGTGAGAAAAGCAAGATCACAGCCCATGGGCTTGCAGGCATTGAGCCTGTTTGCTATCTCAGCAAGGTTTTGGTGGCACATAAGCACCCGCTTAAACAGAGCCTTGCTGAACCGAGCTGGCATCTTGTGCCCAGCATGGTCACCACTTTCATTAGGCTTTGTCCAGGGTGAGCTGCTTTTCACACAGAGACACAAAGGGCAGGTGAAACCCAAGCTGCGGTGTCCCCAGCGCTGGGctgcaggttttgtttcatttcaaagcCACCAGAACAAGGatgctttgtggttttgttccACTCCCATTTTCAATGCGCCTACATTGGGGgaaaagaagctgctttttaCTTTCCCATGATAGCTTCTGGTAGGAAGATGTTATCAGGGCCATCATGAAGGGATGCACCAATCTGGCCACAGACACAAAGGCAGCGGATGTGAGACCAGAGTTCTTTCCCTAGGAGATGTGATTAAATGCTGAGTTTCTAACTTGCAGGTACTGAGGCAAGAATTCATTTGATTGACATACCTGTCTCACAGGGATGCTGTGAATTCTGCCCTTCACATGGCATGTGGCACAATGGGGAACAGCCGTTTGG
The Lathamus discolor isolate bLatDis1 chromosome 6, bLatDis1.hap1, whole genome shotgun sequence DNA segment above includes these coding regions:
- the MEIOB gene encoding meiosis-specific with OB domain-containing protein isoform X6 encodes the protein MLWSPWSDIGSERYTFGFTIRDSPTYFINVNSWGREEYIRSLSESFRVGDCVTIENPLIQSKEAEREEKFNPVTPSCYKLILSENHSVVRTFSCYEMDTKLLSLLHLPVKDPQDYYSLGDITANGQSLDGRILNLLAAVMSVGEPKYFMTSDKRKGQRCEVKLYDETEMSFPIVCWDNESIQLAQSWIPRETVIFASDVRINFDKFRNCMTATVISKTIITTNPETAEANVLFSFIKDSAQSGGLYDKVMQQSKDSVNLETIVDVYTVEQLKEKALQSDVKLEPVYGVIYGYISTLNIDDNASKVVRNRCSTCRFIVNEMSNTCTFCSDISSDLKSVFESFEILVDVTDHTGTLYSCYLSDCVAEEALGCTVQEFLTLEEDKKTALKWQLLLERSKIYFKVTVSPRWRTGMKVNVLSCKLADPIEASQTLLRKEIGNKRLCH
- the MEIOB gene encoding meiosis-specific with OB domain-containing protein isoform X4; this encodes MPCEGQNSQHPCETEGLFLGGGEIKASASSGAHPCLCVFSSYRSRMAYSSSTQDFVALSDLHPSLARPNVIGVVIGKTDVRGFPDRKNIGSERYTFGFTIRDSPTYFINVNSWGREEYIRSLSESFRVGDCVTIENPLIQSKEAEREEKFNPVTPSCYKLILSENHSVVRTFSCYEMDTKLLSLLHLPVKDPQDYYSLGDITANGQSLDGRILNLLAAVMSVGEPKYFMTSDKRKGQRCEVKLYDETEMSFPIVCWDNESIQLAQSWIPRETVIFASDVRINFDKFRNCMTATVISKTIITTNPVETIVDVYTVEQLKEKALQSDVKLEPVYGVIYGYISTLNIDDNASKVVRNRCSTCRFIVNEMSNTCTFCSDISSDLKSVFESFEILVDVTDHTGTLYSCYLSDCVAEEALGCTVQEFLTLEEDKKTALKWQLLLERSKIYFKVTVSPRWRTGMKVNVLSCKLADPIEASQTLLRKEIGNKRLCH